A genomic window from Salvia splendens isolate huo1 chromosome 11, SspV2, whole genome shotgun sequence includes:
- the LOC121753776 gene encoding interferon-related developmental regulator 1-like, giving the protein MGKKSSQKKFSAMLDSDDTDSMSSSTSSMRFDHMTENGLDEVQVDKVVMLDQWLDALYEKRGSTREKALASIIEAFNSSLQYEFVEAKFATLLQQCLNSIKKGSAKEAALASHAIGLLALTVGPGEKAQEILEESLSPISDALRVRPETSKILSLLQCLAVITFVGGEDPEQTEKSMQIMWQVAHPKLGAHVATSKPSPAVIAMMVSSWSFLLTTVNSWALNPKSWQESISYFSTLLDKDDRALRMAAGEALALVFEIGSLEKFCGEAKDSSDPTTDEGKDSRKLMYLHGLRTKVLGQVRGLSAEAGGKGSAKKDLNSQRNTFRDILDFFENGSTPETLVKIGGDPLSTSSWTQYIQLNFLKHFLGGGFVKHMQENQFLHDVFDFIPKKKHLSGAEQRMSGSEKRMYRSPNSALNKARTQLLNKQRTLAQDKNSGYFAFDE; this is encoded by the exons ATGGGTAAAA AAAGTTCTCAGAAGAAATTTTCTGCAATGCTGGATAGCGATGATACAGATAGTATGAGTTCATCTACATCATCTATGCGTTTCGATCACATGACAGAGAATGGCCTCGATGAAGTTCAGGTTGATAAGGTTGTGATGCTTGATCAGTGGTTAGATGCTTTGTATGAGAAGAG GGGGTCCACTAGAGAAAAGGCCTTGGCATCTATTATTGAGGCCTTCAATAGCAGTTTGCAGTATGAATTTGTTGAAGCAAA GTTTGCTACATTGCTGCAGCAATgcctcaattcaattaaaaaggGTTCTGCCAAGGAGGCTGCCTTGGCATCTCATGCAATAG GGCTTTTAGCTCTGACTGTGGGTCCTGGGGAAAAAGCTCAAGAGATCTTGGAAGAATCACTCTCCCCTATATCAGACGCCCTAAGAGTTCGGCCAGAGACATCTAAGATATTGTCG TTACTGCAGTGTTTGGCTGTTATTACGTTTGTTGGTGGTGAAGATCCAGAACAAACAgaaaaatcaatgcaaataatGTGGCAAGTGGCTCATCCAAAGTTGGGTGCCCAT GTGGCTACCTCTAAACCTTCACCAGCAGTGATAGCGATGATGGTCTCTTCCTGGTCATTTTTACTCACTACTGTGAACAGCTGGGCACTGAACCCCAAGAGTTGGCAAGA GTCAATCTCGTACTTCTCTACACTGTTGGACAAGGATGACAGAGCACTGCGCATGGCAGCTGGTGAAGCACTTGCTTTAGTCTTTGAGATTGGGAGCCTGGAAAAATTCTGCGGAGAAGCTAAGGACTCTTCTGATCCCACTACTGATGAAGGGAAGGATTCCCGAAAATTGATGTACTTGCATGGATTGAGGACTAAAGTACTTGGTCAAGTGCGGGGCCTCTCTGCTGAGGCCGGTGGTAAAGGTTCTGCTAAGAAAGATCTCAATAGTCAGAGGAACACATTCCGAGATATCCTAGACTTCTTTGAG AACGGTTCTACACCCGAGACCTTGGTGAAGATTGGTGGAGATCCTCTGAGCACAAGCTCATGGACTCAATACATACAG TTGAACTTCCTGAAACATTTCCTAGGAGGAGGATTTGTGAAGCACATGCAG GAGAACCAATTTCTCCATGACGTGTTTGATTTTATCCCCAAGAAGAAGCACCTATCAGGGGCCGAGCAACGCATGTCAGGGAGTGAAAAG AGGATGTACAGGTCACCTAACTCAGCTCTCAACAAGGCACGGACGCAGTTACTGAACAAACAACGCACATTGGCTCAG GACAAGAACTCAGGCTACTTTGCATTCGACGAGTGA